The following proteins are co-located in the Trichormus variabilis 0441 genome:
- a CDS encoding ABC transporter ATP-binding protein — MAKFKDIVNYFRDDWKLSAFTIAASSVYEIVDLLVPYAIGQILNVLSNQPLDKPLEGAIATLSQLTNYPVSKPLSLGVLMGLIFLVTVVRAPTQPWLTSWFHWDIALRSRRNKTQSAIEKILTLPLEFYDVNNPGRIAGRVARGISNHTWTYPEIAGQLIPKLFRVLGIFVFIILIEWRIAILYLISFVIILGFSLKQLQRIIWHESLLDKYAENTESRTSELITNIKTVKAFATESKELKRQKQRLDRELKVVDYRIHKGYVNLLTWQKTVIQFCVFSILGLTLAATVSGRVSLGHFVMTLTLSSMAYSELEPISTLAEVFARRYSSMLRFHEFLQEPTGYDAASLLEKDDTSSPYKFTGKVEFSRISFGYDASRKVLQDINLLIEPYQTVALVGRSGSGKSTLVKLLLRYFEPQDGQILIDGQDIRTLNVGKYRRRLAIVHQEVDVFNGTVLDNLTYGRPEATFEQVKEACRIARVDEVMQQLPQGYYTVVGERGVRLSGGQRQRLGIARALLVEPDVLIFDEATSSLDYESERAIQLAMRSIQGTCTTIVIAHRLSTVREADKIVVLDQGKIVEVGNHDELLRQEGIYRRLHSLQETGELLD, encoded by the coding sequence ATGGCTAAATTTAAAGATATTGTCAATTACTTTCGTGACGACTGGAAACTGAGTGCCTTCACTATTGCAGCGTCTAGTGTGTACGAAATTGTGGATTTACTTGTTCCTTATGCAATTGGGCAAATTTTGAATGTTTTGTCCAATCAACCTTTGGATAAACCCTTAGAAGGTGCGATCGCCACTCTATCACAATTAACTAATTACCCAGTTAGCAAACCTCTATCTTTGGGCGTATTAATGGGTTTAATTTTTCTGGTTACCGTAGTGAGAGCGCCGACTCAACCTTGGTTAACCAGTTGGTTTCACTGGGATATAGCCTTAAGGTCACGTCGGAATAAAACTCAATCAGCGATTGAGAAAATTCTCACACTTCCCTTAGAATTTTATGATGTCAATAATCCCGGACGCATTGCCGGAAGAGTAGCTAGAGGTATTTCTAATCACACTTGGACATATCCAGAAATAGCTGGACAGTTAATTCCCAAACTGTTTCGTGTCTTAGGAATTTTTGTATTTATCATATTGATTGAATGGCGAATTGCCATTTTATATCTGATTTCCTTCGTCATTATTCTCGGCTTTAGTTTGAAACAGTTACAGAGAATAATTTGGCACGAAAGTCTTCTAGATAAATACGCAGAAAACACAGAAAGCCGCACATCTGAACTAATCACCAATATCAAAACGGTGAAAGCTTTTGCTACAGAATCGAAAGAACTAAAACGACAAAAACAGCGTTTAGATCGTGAGTTAAAAGTAGTAGATTATCGTATCCACAAAGGCTATGTTAACCTGCTGACTTGGCAAAAAACCGTGATTCAGTTTTGTGTATTTAGCATCTTGGGTTTAACATTAGCCGCAACAGTAAGTGGTAGGGTTTCCCTTGGTCATTTCGTCATGACTTTAACCCTATCTAGTATGGCGTATTCTGAGTTAGAACCGATTAGCACATTAGCAGAAGTGTTTGCTCGTCGCTATTCCTCCATGCTGCGGTTTCACGAGTTTCTGCAAGAGCCGACTGGATACGATGCAGCTAGTCTTTTGGAAAAAGACGACACATCCTCACCCTACAAATTCACTGGCAAAGTTGAATTCTCTCGTATCAGTTTTGGTTATGATGCTAGCCGGAAAGTGTTACAAGATATCAACTTATTAATTGAACCATACCAAACAGTGGCATTAGTGGGGCGCTCCGGTTCTGGTAAGTCTACCTTGGTGAAACTACTTTTGCGCTATTTTGAACCCCAGGATGGGCAAATTTTGATTGATGGTCAAGATATTCGCACCTTGAATGTTGGTAAGTATAGACGCAGACTGGCGATCGTTCACCAAGAAGTAGACGTTTTCAACGGTACTGTTTTAGATAACCTCACCTACGGTAGACCTGAGGCTACTTTTGAGCAGGTGAAAGAAGCTTGTAGAATTGCCAGAGTTGACGAAGTAATGCAGCAATTACCCCAAGGTTATTACACTGTTGTCGGGGAACGTGGGGTGAGGTTATCTGGTGGACAAAGACAACGTTTGGGGATTGCTAGAGCCTTGCTAGTAGAACCCGATGTGCTGATTTTTGACGAAGCCACCTCTAGCCTAGATTATGAGTCTGAACGTGCAATTCAATTGGCGATGCGATCGATTCAGGGTACTTGCACTACAATCGTCATTGCTCACCGTCTCAGTACAGTCCGCGAAGCAGATAAGATAGTAGTTCTAGACCAAGGAAAGATTGTCGAAGTTGGTAACCACGATGAACTTTTGCGTCAAGAAGGGATTTACCGCCGCTTGCACTCCCTCCAAGAAACTGGGGAACTCCTAGATTAG
- the hemF gene encoding oxygen-dependent coproporphyrinogen oxidase: MGRHSDNSLQESPNHTELLISPTNTIPKDSRQRSQQFMQNLQDEICTALEQIDGKASFHQDYWERAEGGEGRTRVIREGRVFEQGGVNFSAVWGNSLPASILAQRPEAAGHEFFATGTSMVLHPRNPYVPTVHLNYRYFEAGPIWWFGGGADLTPYYAFEEDAVHFHQTLKNACDVHNPEYYPAFKRWCDEYFYLRHRQEQRGIGGIFFDYQDASGKLYIGTQADSPAAIYSQKVGNVTRNWEDIFAFVQSCGQAFLPAYLPIVERRQATEYGDRQRNFQLYRRGRYVEFNLVYDRGTVFGLQTKGRTESILMSLPPLARWEYCYEPKAGSPEAELTEVFLQPRDWA, from the coding sequence ATGGGTCGTCATTCCGATAATTCTCTGCAAGAATCTCCAAATCACACAGAATTGCTGATATCACCTACCAATACAATACCCAAGGATTCACGGCAGCGATCGCAGCAATTCATGCAGAACTTACAGGATGAGATTTGCACAGCGTTAGAGCAAATTGACGGGAAAGCAAGCTTTCACCAAGACTATTGGGAGCGAGCAGAAGGGGGAGAAGGACGTACCCGCGTGATTCGAGAAGGACGGGTGTTTGAACAAGGTGGCGTGAACTTTTCCGCAGTGTGGGGAAATAGCCTACCTGCTTCAATTTTGGCGCAACGTCCAGAAGCAGCCGGACATGAGTTTTTTGCCACAGGAACTTCAATGGTGTTGCATCCTCGCAATCCTTATGTACCAACAGTACATCTCAACTATCGCTACTTTGAAGCTGGCCCTATTTGGTGGTTTGGTGGTGGGGCGGATTTAACCCCATACTACGCCTTTGAAGAGGATGCGGTTCACTTTCATCAGACGCTAAAAAATGCTTGTGATGTCCATAATCCAGAGTATTATCCAGCATTTAAACGCTGGTGTGATGAATACTTCTATTTACGACATCGCCAAGAACAGCGAGGTATTGGCGGTATTTTCTTCGACTATCAAGATGCTAGCGGTAAGCTTTACATTGGCACTCAAGCAGATAGTCCAGCCGCAATTTACAGCCAGAAAGTGGGAAATGTGACGCGGAATTGGGAGGATATTTTTGCGTTTGTCCAGTCTTGCGGTCAGGCTTTCTTACCTGCTTACTTGCCTATTGTAGAACGCAGGCAAGCAACTGAGTACGGCGATCGCCAACGTAATTTCCAACTATACCGCCGTGGTCGTTATGTTGAATTTAATTTAGTTTACGACCGGGGAACTGTGTTTGGCTTGCAAACTAAGGGACGGACAGAATCGATTCTCATGTCTTTACCACCCTTAGCACGTTGGGAATATTGCTACGAACCGAAAGCTGGAAGCCCAGAAGCGGAACTAACAGAAGTTTTTCTCCAGCCTAGAGATTGGGCGTAG
- a CDS encoding RelA/SpoT family protein has protein sequence MSSIAISSPTDLSLPEWLKQCLRDSSTYGSKAENDRMCSDNTLICRAFDFAYQLHHGQYRKSGELYISHPIAVAGLLRDLGGSPAMIAAGFLHDVVEDTDVTIEEIEERFGPEVKQLVEGVTKLSKINFKSKTESQAENFRRMFLAMAQDIRVIVVKLADRLHNMRTLQYMSEDSRRRSAQETRDIFAPLANRLGIWRIKWELEDLAFKNLEPEAFRQMQKYVSEKRDAREEKLAKATAILRDRLQQAGIRCLDISGRPKHLYSIYQKMHRQQKEFNEIYDLAALRIIVETNEECYRALAVVHDAFRPIPGRFKDYIGLPKPNRYQSLHTGVIGLTGRPLEVQIRTMEMHRIAEYGIAAHWKYKETGGSNSLITTSDEKFTWLRQLLEWQSDLKDAQEYLDSVKDNLFEDDVYVFTPKGDVIPLSPGATTIDFAYHIHTEVGNHCAGARVNGRMVPLSTRLSNGDIVEIITQKNSHPSLDWLNFVRTSAAKYRIKQWYKRSRREENVARGRELLEKELGKTGLDSLLKSDAMRTVSEKCNYHSAEDLLAGMGYGEVTLNLVLNRWREVVKSQQPVVDTPILLPKEPSTAKAPTPITRATDSPIVGVEGLVYHLAGCCTPIPGEPIIGAVTRGRGISIHRQGCHNLETVECDRLVPVSWNPVAENRGRPQTYPVNVQIEALDRVGVLKDILSRLSDQGINVRYAQVKTAVNQPALIDLGIDIRDRPQLEQVFIQIKKMSDILNIRRVGQIDE, from the coding sequence ATGAGCAGCATCGCTATTAGTTCCCCAACCGACCTTAGCCTTCCAGAATGGCTGAAGCAATGTTTGCGGGATTCATCAACATATGGCAGCAAGGCAGAAAATGACCGAATGTGTAGTGATAACACGTTAATCTGTCGGGCATTTGATTTTGCTTACCAACTGCATCACGGACAATATCGCAAATCTGGAGAACTATATATTAGTCACCCCATCGCTGTAGCCGGGCTGCTGCGGGACTTAGGGGGTAGTCCTGCTATGATAGCAGCTGGATTTCTTCATGATGTAGTCGAAGATACAGATGTCACAATTGAGGAAATAGAAGAGCGTTTCGGCCCGGAAGTCAAGCAGTTGGTGGAAGGTGTCACCAAGCTTTCTAAAATCAATTTTAAAAGCAAAACCGAAAGTCAAGCGGAAAACTTCCGGCGGATGTTTTTGGCGATGGCGCAAGATATTCGGGTAATTGTGGTGAAGTTAGCAGACCGTTTGCATAATATGCGAACTCTGCAATATATGTCAGAAGATAGCCGTCGACGTTCAGCCCAAGAAACACGAGATATCTTTGCACCTTTAGCCAATCGCTTGGGGATCTGGCGAATTAAGTGGGAATTAGAAGATTTAGCCTTTAAGAATTTAGAGCCGGAAGCTTTTCGGCAAATGCAAAAGTATGTTTCCGAAAAGCGGGACGCACGGGAAGAGAAATTAGCCAAAGCTACAGCAATTTTACGCGATCGCCTCCAGCAAGCAGGAATTCGCTGTCTAGATATCAGTGGTCGCCCTAAGCATCTTTACAGTATTTACCAAAAGATGCACCGACAGCAAAAAGAATTTAATGAAATTTATGATCTAGCAGCACTGCGGATTATTGTCGAAACCAATGAGGAATGTTACCGGGCTTTAGCTGTAGTACATGACGCTTTTCGCCCGATCCCCGGCAGATTTAAAGATTATATCGGCTTACCCAAACCCAACCGTTATCAATCTCTGCACACAGGGGTTATCGGTTTAACTGGTCGTCCTTTGGAAGTGCAGATTCGGACAATGGAAATGCACCGCATCGCCGAATACGGGATCGCCGCCCATTGGAAGTATAAAGAAACTGGTGGTTCTAACAGCCTGATAACAACATCAGATGAAAAGTTTACTTGGTTGCGTCAATTGTTGGAATGGCAAAGTGACCTCAAAGACGCACAAGAATATCTCGATAGCGTTAAAGATAACTTATTTGAAGATGATGTTTATGTCTTCACGCCCAAAGGCGATGTAATTCCTTTAAGTCCTGGGGCTACAACTATAGATTTTGCCTATCATATTCATACAGAAGTTGGTAATCACTGTGCCGGGGCGCGAGTTAACGGACGCATGGTTCCTTTATCAACTAGACTAAGCAATGGCGATATTGTAGAAATTATTACTCAAAAGAATAGCCATCCCAGCTTAGATTGGCTCAACTTTGTGAGAACTTCCGCCGCCAAGTATCGAATTAAACAATGGTACAAGCGATCGCGCCGGGAAGAAAATGTGGCTCGTGGTCGAGAATTATTAGAAAAAGAATTGGGGAAAACTGGCTTAGATAGTCTTTTAAAGTCGGATGCAATGCGGACTGTTTCCGAAAAATGTAATTATCACAGTGCTGAAGATTTACTCGCAGGTATGGGTTACGGCGAAGTCACACTCAACTTGGTGTTAAATCGCTGGCGAGAAGTGGTTAAATCCCAACAGCCGGTAGTAGATACGCCCATATTATTGCCCAAAGAACCATCTACCGCCAAAGCACCCACACCCATCACCCGTGCAACAGATTCACCAATTGTGGGTGTAGAAGGATTGGTATATCACCTCGCTGGTTGTTGTACACCAATCCCCGGTGAACCAATTATTGGCGCAGTAACACGGGGTAGGGGAATTTCCATCCATCGCCAAGGCTGTCATAATTTAGAGACAGTGGAATGCGATCGCCTAGTCCCCGTTAGTTGGAACCCAGTCGCAGAAAATAGAGGTCGTCCCCAAACTTACCCAGTCAATGTTCAAATAGAAGCCCTAGACCGGGTGGGAGTATTAAAAGATATCTTGTCTCGACTGAGTGACCAAGGGATCAACGTACGTTACGCCCAGGTAAAAACAGCAGTTAATCAACCAGCATTAATAGACTTAGGTATAGATATACGCGATCGCCCACAACTAGAACAAGTGTTCATCCAAATCAAAAAAATGAGCGATATTCTCAATATTCGCCGTGTAGGACAAATTGATGAGTGA
- the patD gene encoding heterocyst frequency control protein PatD yields MSLNLEKYQSLVTLLLEFRQGINTNQIVVTEARQRLAGLKQLFGEEIAPLAEEDARIQPYKTEISKQLRLLEVDVMFLQGARQPSTAKTRLETISDRLHTLIQYCHAILQQTPPNEKEL; encoded by the coding sequence ATGTCTTTAAATCTTGAAAAATATCAGAGCCTAGTAACATTACTACTGGAGTTCCGTCAGGGAATCAACACGAATCAAATCGTCGTCACAGAAGCACGCCAACGCCTAGCTGGTTTAAAGCAACTCTTTGGGGAGGAAATCGCACCTTTAGCTGAGGAGGATGCACGTATACAGCCCTACAAGACAGAAATTAGCAAACAACTGCGTCTATTAGAGGTAGATGTGATGTTTTTACAAGGAGCGCGACAACCATCTACAGCCAAAACAAGATTAGAGACGATAAGCGATCGCCTCCATACTCTAATTCAATATTGCCACGCCATACTGCAACAAACGCCACCAAACGAAAAAGAGTTATAA
- a CDS encoding cadmium resistance transporter translates to MDWLIGTSLIAISVAFATTFDDNLYLTAFFGKVNHAFRPKHIIIGEFVGFTILVTASLPGFFGGLVLPEAWVGLLGILPIIIGISHLMNQEEEEDSLQAVSVNFDYSVKSQRHKKTLFATLKDPQTYRVSAVTVANGGNNIGIYVPLFASSNVPSLAVIVCICYLAIGMWCFLSYNLTRNPFMASVLIRYGRKVFPFILIYLGLSIIVKSGTYQLVPNLAMFFQ, encoded by the coding sequence ATGGATTGGCTAATTGGTACATCATTGATTGCAATATCTGTGGCTTTTGCAACAACATTTGATGATAATTTATATTTGACAGCTTTTTTTGGCAAGGTAAATCATGCCTTTCGTCCAAAACATATTATTATTGGTGAATTTGTGGGATTTACTATATTGGTAACAGCTAGTCTCCCTGGTTTTTTCGGTGGTCTAGTCCTTCCAGAAGCATGGGTTGGATTACTAGGGATTCTGCCAATAATAATTGGTATCAGCCATCTGATGAATCAGGAAGAGGAAGAAGATAGTTTACAAGCTGTATCAGTCAATTTTGATTATTCAGTCAAATCCCAACGCCATAAAAAAACATTATTCGCAACCCTCAAAGATCCTCAAACCTACCGTGTATCTGCCGTTACCGTTGCTAATGGTGGAAATAATATTGGTATTTATGTCCCTTTATTTGCTAGCAGCAATGTTCCTAGTTTGGCAGTAATTGTATGTATTTGCTATTTAGCAATTGGAATGTGGTGTTTTCTCTCCTACAACCTCACTCGCAACCCTTTCATGGCTTCGGTGCTAATTCGCTATGGTCGGAAGGTGTTTCCGTTTATCTTAATATATTTGGGGTTATCTATCATCGTTAAAAGCGGAACTTATCAACTTGTACCTAATTTGGCAATGTTTTTCCAATAA
- a CDS encoding type II toxin-antitoxin system VapC family toxin: protein MAIYFIDSSALVKRYVNEIGSSWVLGLFEPALSNEVFIAAITGVEIVAAVTRRSRGGSISFVDAKLVCNQFRKDLQTEYQVVEITENVIISAMSLAETYGLRGYDATQLATGLAVNALGIANGLSSVTFISADNELNLAASSEGLVIENPNTHL, encoded by the coding sequence ATGGCGATTTATTTTATAGACAGTAGTGCATTAGTCAAGCGTTACGTTAATGAGATTGGTTCATCATGGGTATTAGGTTTGTTTGAACCTGCTTTGAGTAACGAAGTTTTTATTGCAGCAATCACAGGTGTCGAGATTGTCGCCGCAGTTACAAGACGATCTCGTGGCGGAAGCATAAGTTTTGTAGATGCAAAATTAGTATGTAATCAGTTTCGCAAAGATTTGCAAACCGAGTATCAAGTTGTCGAAATTACTGAAAATGTAATTATTTCTGCTATGTCCTTGGCTGAAACCTATGGTTTACGTGGTTATGATGCTACTCAGCTCGCAACTGGACTGGCCGTGAATGCACTAGGAATTGCTAACGGTTTGTCTTCTGTCACTTTTATCTCAGCAGATAATGAGTTGAATCTAGCAGCCTCTAGTGAAGGATTAGTTATTGAAAATCCCAACACTCATCTTTAA
- a CDS encoding dipeptide ABC transporter ATP-binding protein: MNKELFCIENLRVAYPQRSGEELQWAIDDVSFTLQPGERMGLVGESGCGKSTLGRAAMRLLPPSSLVEGRVTFQGKSVFDLTPNELRKFRGEAVALIFQDPMTRLDPLMTIGNHCIETLQAHAPELSAKEAKEKALATLEKVKIPASRWGQYPHEFSGGMRQRVAIALALLLNPKLIVADEPTTSLDVTVSAQILQELTRLCSEENMALLLISHDLAMVAEYCSRIGVMYNGKMVEMGTTESVFKNPQHEYTRSLLKAALHIQAVDEGSSEASQSPIPSPQSPILRITELKQYYTIEPNFVERLFKAESQTIKAVDGINLELYPGEILGLVGESGCGKSTLSRTILQLIRPTSGKVEFLGQDLTKLSRQEIRACRRQIQMVFQDPHACLNPAMTVGESIADPLLIHHLADAAKAKEQVLWMLQKVGLTPPEVYYQRYPSDLSGGQQQRVAIARALITRPKMLICDEPVSMLDASVQSQVLDLMLQLKEEFELTYLFITHDLWLARFLCDRIAVMHGGKIVELGETKQIFAHPQHPYTQTLLAAAPLLARA; this comes from the coding sequence ATGAATAAAGAATTATTTTGTATAGAAAATCTGCGTGTCGCCTATCCACAGCGTAGTGGAGAAGAACTACAGTGGGCGATTGATGATGTATCTTTTACCTTGCAACCAGGGGAAAGAATGGGGTTGGTAGGTGAATCTGGTTGTGGTAAATCGACCTTGGGAAGGGCGGCGATGCGTTTGTTACCACCTTCTAGTCTGGTGGAAGGGCGGGTGACTTTTCAAGGAAAGTCGGTATTTGATTTAACACCCAATGAATTGCGGAAATTTCGGGGGGAAGCTGTAGCTTTAATTTTCCAAGACCCGATGACGCGCCTTGATCCTTTGATGACGATTGGGAATCACTGTATCGAAACTTTGCAAGCCCACGCACCGGAATTATCAGCCAAAGAAGCAAAGGAAAAGGCGCTGGCGACTTTGGAAAAGGTGAAGATTCCGGCTAGTCGTTGGGGACAGTACCCCCATGAGTTTAGCGGAGGAATGCGCCAAAGGGTAGCGATCGCTCTCGCCCTCCTCCTCAACCCCAAGTTAATTGTCGCTGATGAACCCACGACTAGCTTAGATGTCACTGTCTCGGCTCAGATATTACAAGAGTTAACCCGCCTATGCAGTGAAGAAAACATGGCGCTGTTACTGATTTCTCACGATTTAGCAATGGTAGCTGAGTATTGTAGCCGCATCGGTGTAATGTATAACGGCAAAATGGTGGAAATGGGTACAACTGAATCTGTATTTAAAAACCCCCAACATGAATATACGCGATCGCTCCTCAAAGCCGCTCTGCATATTCAAGCAGTAGATGAAGGTAGTAGCGAAGCCTCCCAGTCCCCAATCCCTAGTCCCCAATCGCCAATCCTACGAATTACAGAACTAAAGCAGTATTACACGATAGAGCCTAACTTTGTAGAACGACTATTTAAGGCGGAAAGCCAAACTATTAAAGCTGTAGATGGGATTAACTTGGAATTATATCCAGGGGAAATTTTAGGGTTAGTGGGTGAGTCTGGATGCGGTAAGAGTACGCTTTCGCGGACGATATTACAGTTAATTCGTCCCACCTCAGGCAAAGTAGAGTTTTTAGGCCAAGATTTAACCAAGTTATCGCGTCAAGAAATCCGCGCTTGTCGGCGACAAATTCAAATGGTGTTTCAAGACCCCCATGCTTGTCTGAATCCAGCCATGACGGTGGGAGAAAGTATTGCTGACCCTTTATTAATCCATCACCTAGCTGATGCGGCTAAGGCGAAAGAACAAGTGTTGTGGATGTTGCAAAAAGTCGGCTTAACGCCACCAGAAGTTTATTATCAGCGCTACCCCTCCGATTTATCTGGGGGACAACAGCAACGGGTGGCGATCGCTCGTGCGTTGATTACTCGTCCTAAAATGTTAATCTGCGATGAACCTGTGAGTATGTTAGATGCTAGTGTGCAATCGCAAGTGCTGGATTTGATGTTGCAACTCAAGGAAGAATTTGAGTTAACTTATTTGTTTATCACCCATGACTTGTGGTTAGCAAGATTTTTGTGCGATCGCATTGCTGTCATGCACGGCGGTAAAATTGTCGAACTTGGGGAAACAAAGCAGATTTTTGCTCATCCCCAGCATCCATACACCCAAACTCTCTTAGCGGCTGCACCCTTACTTGCAAGAGCGTAG
- a CDS encoding NAD(P)/FAD-dependent oxidoreductase, which produces MVDLHEKKAPHQVVIVGGGFGGLYTAKTLAKANVSVTLIDKRNFHLFQPLLYQVATGTLSPGDISSPLRAVFSKSKNTQVLLGEVKDINPKAQHVILDDKVVPYDTLIVATGANHSYFGKDHWKDLAPGLKTVEDAIEMRRRIFGAFEAAEKETDPEKRRAWLTFVIVGGGPTGVELAGAIAELAYKTLKEDFRSIDTSETKILLLQGGDRILPHIAPELSQVAAESLQKLGAIIQTKTRVTNIENDIVTFKNGDEVKEIPSKTILWAAGVKASPMGEVLAERTGVECDHAGRVIVEPDLTVRGYKNIFVVGDLGNFSHQNGKPLPGVAPVATQQGEYVAKLIKKRLKGQTLPEFRYNDVGSLAMIGQNLAVVDLGLIKLQGFIAWVFWLLIHIYFLIEFDTKLLVVFQWAWNYITRNRRSRLITGREAFVEPKTVNQQ; this is translated from the coding sequence ATGGTAGATTTACATGAAAAAAAGGCACCACATCAGGTTGTAATTGTTGGTGGTGGCTTTGGTGGACTTTATACAGCAAAGACTCTTGCGAAAGCAAATGTAAGTGTTACTCTTATCGATAAACGTAACTTTCACTTATTTCAGCCACTTTTATATCAAGTTGCTACAGGTACCCTATCACCTGGCGACATTTCCTCACCATTACGAGCTGTATTCAGTAAAAGTAAGAATACACAAGTGTTGCTGGGAGAAGTAAAGGATATTAATCCCAAAGCACAACACGTTATCTTGGATGATAAAGTAGTACCATATGATACATTGATCGTCGCCACAGGTGCTAACCATTCTTATTTTGGGAAAGACCACTGGAAAGACCTTGCACCCGGTTTGAAAACCGTGGAAGACGCGATAGAAATGCGTCGCCGGATATTTGGCGCATTTGAAGCAGCAGAAAAAGAAACAGACCCCGAAAAGCGCCGTGCTTGGCTGACTTTCGTGATTGTAGGGGGCGGCCCGACTGGTGTAGAATTAGCGGGTGCGATCGCCGAATTAGCATACAAAACCCTCAAAGAAGATTTTCGCAGCATCGACACCTCAGAAACAAAAATTTTACTACTGCAAGGGGGCGATCGCATCCTTCCCCACATTGCGCCAGAGTTATCCCAAGTAGCAGCAGAATCTTTGCAAAAGTTGGGTGCAATTATCCAAACTAAAACGCGGGTGACCAATATTGAAAATGACATCGTTACTTTCAAAAATGGCGATGAAGTTAAAGAAATTCCCTCAAAAACTATATTATGGGCAGCAGGTGTAAAAGCTTCCCCAATGGGAGAAGTCCTAGCAGAACGCACAGGTGTAGAATGTGACCACGCCGGACGTGTAATTGTAGAACCAGACTTAACTGTTAGAGGTTACAAAAACATTTTTGTTGTGGGAGATTTAGGCAACTTCTCCCATCAAAATGGTAAACCCTTACCCGGTGTTGCACCCGTAGCTACACAACAAGGAGAGTATGTAGCCAAACTCATTAAAAAACGCCTAAAAGGTCAAACTTTGCCAGAATTTCGTTATAATGATGTGGGCAGTTTGGCAATGATTGGGCAAAACCTAGCTGTCGTAGATTTGGGCTTAATTAAGCTGCAAGGTTTTATTGCTTGGGTATTCTGGCTATTAATTCACATCTACTTCTTAATCGAGTTTGACACTAAACTACTAGTAGTATTTCAGTGGGCGTGGAATTATATCACTCGTAATCGTCGCTCCAGATTGATTACAGGTCGAGAAGCTTTTGTAGAACCAAAAACGGTGAATCAACAATAG
- a CDS encoding glutathione S-transferase family protein, which yields MSNIQLYFAKASTFSQRTRVALLEKGIDFTPIEIDLQNKPDGYIQISRYGKVPAIQHGDVIIYESAIINEYLEEAFPEPPLLPHDPANKAIARIWIDYANTRLVPAFNKFLRGKDHQEQEQGRKEFTEALLYLEQEGLSKGDYFLGNQFSLVDISFYPWFERLPLLEHFRKFTLPAETTHLQTWWDLVRDRSSIQAVANPVDFYLQRFAKIIGEPVAIGAGQK from the coding sequence ATGAGCAACATACAACTGTACTTCGCTAAAGCTTCTACCTTCTCGCAACGTACCCGTGTAGCCTTACTGGAAAAAGGTATTGATTTCACCCCTATAGAAATTGACCTACAAAACAAACCAGATGGGTACATACAAATTTCCCGCTATGGCAAAGTTCCAGCTATCCAACACGGGGATGTAATTATCTATGAATCTGCGATTATTAATGAATATTTAGAAGAAGCTTTCCCTGAACCACCATTGTTACCCCATGACCCTGCAAATAAAGCGATCGCTCGTATCTGGATAGACTACGCCAATACTCGGCTTGTCCCGGCTTTTAACAAATTTCTCCGTGGTAAAGATCATCAGGAACAAGAACAAGGACGAAAAGAGTTTACTGAGGCGCTGCTATATCTTGAACAAGAAGGATTAAGTAAAGGTGATTACTTCTTAGGAAATCAGTTCAGCCTAGTTGACATCAGCTTCTATCCCTGGTTTGAACGTTTACCACTCTTAGAACATTTCCGCAAGTTCACACTACCAGCAGAAACAACTCATTTGCAGACATGGTGGGATCTGGTGCGCGATCGCTCCTCGATTCAAGCGGTAGCAAATCCTGTGGACTTCTATTTACAAAGATTTGCCAAAATTATTGGTGAACCTGTTGCTATTGGTGCAGGGCAAAAATAG